A region from the uncultured Macellibacteroides sp. genome encodes:
- the pruA gene encoding L-glutamate gamma-semialdehyde dehydrogenase, with product MDNAIFRFAKPINEPVKAYAPGSVEKSSLKQMLSQLATEQWDIPLIIGGKEIRTGNTGKVVMPHNHKHVLATYHKAGEKEVQMAVDAAVKAQREWSELPWVERASVMMRIAELISTKYRYALNASVMLGQSKNPMQAEIDAPCELIDFLRFSAFYAGQVYADQPYSDTGILNRMEYRALEGFVFTLTPFNFTSIASNLNLAPAMMGNTTVWKPSTTAIYSNYILMKIFHEAGLPDGVVNFVPGQGSLIGKVVTQSPELAGFHFTGSTGTFNTLWRTIGENLGTYRSYPRIVGETGGKNFIFAHASAPAEDVATAIVRGAFEYQGQKCSAASRAYIPSSLWGEVKERVGAMLASIQMGDVQDFTNFVNAVIDEASFDNIMSYINFAKQSPEATVLFGGNGDKSEGYFIQPTVIVTTNPSFKSMAEEIFGPVITIFVYDDKQYEETLELCDRTSPYALTGSIFARDRYAIDKAFKLLRYAAGNFYINDKPTGAVIAQQPFGGSRASGTNDKAGGPLNLIRWTNPRTIKETYVSPTHYGYPFLGEK from the coding sequence ATGGATAATGCTATTTTTAGATTTGCCAAGCCAATTAATGAGCCGGTAAAGGCATACGCGCCCGGTTCAGTAGAAAAATCTTCTTTAAAACAAATGCTTAGCCAGCTAGCTACTGAGCAATGGGATATTCCTTTAATAATTGGTGGAAAAGAAATTCGGACAGGTAACACCGGTAAGGTGGTAATGCCTCATAATCACAAGCACGTACTGGCAACATATCATAAAGCTGGAGAAAAAGAAGTACAGATGGCTGTTGATGCAGCCGTGAAAGCACAACGAGAGTGGTCAGAACTTCCCTGGGTAGAGCGGGCATCAGTTATGATGCGTATTGCTGAACTCATTTCTACCAAATATCGTTATGCTTTGAATGCTTCCGTCATGCTGGGGCAGAGCAAAAACCCGATGCAAGCAGAGATTGACGCACCTTGCGAATTAATCGATTTCTTGAGATTCAGCGCTTTTTATGCTGGTCAGGTTTATGCCGACCAACCTTATTCAGACACAGGGATATTAAATAGAATGGAATACCGTGCATTGGAAGGCTTTGTATTTACACTTACTCCCTTTAATTTTACTTCCATAGCTTCCAATTTAAATCTGGCTCCTGCCATGATGGGAAATACTACGGTTTGGAAGCCATCGACAACGGCTATTTATTCCAATTACATATTGATGAAGATATTCCATGAGGCCGGTTTGCCGGACGGAGTTGTCAATTTTGTTCCGGGTCAGGGAAGTTTAATTGGTAAGGTAGTTACACAAAGTCCTGAATTGGCGGGTTTCCATTTCACCGGATCTACTGGAACTTTTAATACTCTTTGGCGTACTATCGGAGAGAATTTGGGTACATATAGATCGTATCCCAGAATTGTGGGTGAAACAGGCGGCAAGAATTTTATTTTCGCGCATGCTTCGGCACCTGCCGAAGATGTAGCCACTGCTATTGTTCGGGGAGCGTTCGAATATCAGGGCCAGAAATGTTCTGCTGCATCCCGGGCATATATTCCGTCATCGTTATGGGGAGAGGTGAAAGAGAGGGTAGGAGCTATGTTAGCATCCATTCAAATGGGTGATGTGCAGGATTTCACAAACTTTGTGAATGCTGTGATTGATGAGGCTTCGTTCGATAACATTATGTCGTATATTAATTTTGCAAAGCAATCGCCTGAGGCAACAGTTTTGTTTGGTGGTAATGGAGATAAATCAGAAGGATATTTTATACAACCAACAGTGATTGTAACAACCAATCCATCCTTTAAATCTATGGCAGAAGAGATTTTCGGTCCTGTTATTACTATTTTTGTTTACGATGACAAGCAATATGAGGAAACGTTGGAACTATGTGACCGGACATCGCCTTACGCATTAACCGGGTCCATTTTTGCACGCGACAGGTATGCGATAGATAAGGCTTTCAAGTTGTTGCGTTATGCTGCCGGAAACTTTTATATTAACGATAAGCCAACCGGTGCGGTTATTGCTCAACAGCCGTTTGGTGGTTCACGTGCTTCAGGAACAAATGATAAAGCGGGAGGTCCGCTTAACCTGATTCGGTGGACTAATCCCCGGACTATAAAAGAGACGTACGTTTCGCCAACGCACTATGGTTATCCGTTTCTTGGAGAAAAATAA
- a CDS encoding NADH-quinone oxidoreductase subunit A yields MEKISLIVLLLLALVFAFIAIYIGKVFGISSTNPVKGEPYECGIETKGRTWVQFNIGYYLFALLFLIFDVEIVFLYPLAVSLKSVGTFAFFEILFFTLVLFIGLLYAYKKKALSWM; encoded by the coding sequence ATGGAAAAGATTTCATTAATAGTGCTGCTATTGCTAGCACTTGTATTTGCGTTCATTGCCATTTATATAGGTAAAGTATTCGGTATTTCGTCTACAAATCCGGTTAAAGGAGAGCCTTACGAATGTGGAATCGAGACAAAAGGACGAACTTGGGTTCAGTTTAACATTGGATACTACTTGTTTGCTCTTTTATTTTTGATTTTCGACGTGGAAATTGTGTTTCTCTATCCTTTAGCTGTCTCATTAAAATCGGTAGGAACATTTGCCTTTTTCGAAATTTTGTTTTTCACGCTGGTATTATTTATAGGACTACTTTACGCATATAAAAAGAAGGCATTATCATGGATGTAA
- a CDS encoding NADH-quinone oxidoreductase subunit B family protein → MDVKENVPEFPGEIYKDETGKTNFLVSSVDAVANWARSNSLWPLSFGTSCCAIELMSTVSAKYDWSRFGFEVMRASPRQCDLIIVAGTITHKMAPVLKRLYDQMPEPRYVIAMGSCAVSGGPFFYNSYAVVRGVDNILPVDVYIPGCPPRPEALIQGMMTLQEKIRKSKAYVIQKPHKEAI, encoded by the coding sequence ATGGATGTAAAAGAAAATGTTCCGGAATTTCCGGGCGAAATTTATAAAGACGAGACAGGTAAGACCAATTTTTTGGTGTCGAGTGTAGATGCTGTCGCTAATTGGGCACGAAGTAATTCTCTTTGGCCTCTTTCTTTCGGTACCAGTTGCTGTGCCATCGAGTTAATGAGTACAGTTTCTGCCAAATACGACTGGTCAAGGTTCGGTTTTGAAGTGATGCGGGCAAGTCCAAGACAATGCGATTTAATCATCGTTGCCGGGACAATTACCCATAAAATGGCTCCTGTTTTAAAAAGACTCTACGACCAAATGCCAGAGCCACGCTATGTAATTGCGATGGGCTCCTGTGCCGTGTCGGGTGGACCATTTTTCTATAATTCTTATGCAGTAGTACGCGGAGTAGACAATATTCTCCCTGTTGATGTATATATCCCAGGATGTCCTCCACGCCCTGAAGCATTGATTCAAGGTATGATGACTCTTCAGGAAAAGATAAGGAAATCAAAAGCCTATGTAATTCAAAAACCTCATAAAGAAGCAATATAA